In Peromyscus eremicus chromosome X, PerEre_H2_v1, whole genome shotgun sequence, the sequence acagaggcagagacagtgagcTCCCAAGGCCAGGTGGGCACCTGGCATCCACTGGTCAAGTTTTCCTGTGATCCCCCAGAAAACCTAAGTGCTGTAGGGCGTGAGGCAATATGTAGTAGATCTGTGGAATTTTAAAGTGATGTTTGAGCTGTCTGTTTGTCCCTAGAATTGAGGTAAAAGTCCTCCTGCATCCCATCATCGCCACACCCCATTGGGAATATTTAACCTTAGGTCAGGGACAAGCAAAGTTTCCTAATGATCCTGCTGGGGGTTATCACAGTCTGGTCCACTGAAGGGTCAGAAGGAAGCAACCAAGAGCAGTTAGAACTGGTTTGTGTTTTCCAGAGAAATGTCCTGAGACAGAGATGTATGCACTGGGGGAGGTCGAACCACGGCACACGGCAATAAAAGGCACGTGGTCCTTCTGAGGCCCTTTGTGTCTATTTGCTCACCTACTGAAAACAGGCTGACTAAGGCAAAAACGTGGGTAAAGACACTTCAGAAAGGAGAACAGTGCTCTTCCAGAAGCATCCAGGGTCAACCACCTGGCTCATGAGACAGCGAATCCTtatctcctcccatcccccacctgtCCTTCTAAACCAGGACCCTGTGAGATAGCCTTCCTCCCTAGAAACAGCTTGTCTTTCCCCCAACAAAGGAACGAAGTTCGTTGTGAGTCTGACAGGCATAGCACCCAAAAGAATAGGCATAGACTTTCCCATCCCCTGAAAACCTTCCCTGGGATAACTGGGACCTAGAGAGAGGAGTGGACTGTGGGTGATGTTGAGGAACTCCTGCTCATTTTCTTGACTATGCTATGGTTCGGAGGGTATGTTTAAAAATGTCCTTATCTGTTTATTCCTGGAGGAAAGGATTTGGCTCCTCAGCAGGGCCCAGGAGGCGGGGATGATGATGGAGGAAAGATGAAACAAGAATTGAAAAAAGTTAATGATTGTTGAAGCTGATGACTCTTGAGCCTAATGGGTACATGGAGTGCACTGATTACATTGTAGcacactttctgctttcatgGGTTTGAAAATTTCCATAATAGATTATCAAAAAATTTTGAAACACTCAAATACTCAGACTAGTGAGGGGCCGGCAGTGGCTGGGGGCCAGAAATCAGGACAGGAGAATAGCAAACCTGCCCTGTCGTGGGAACAACAGCAAATGGAACACAAACATATCCTCAGGACAGGTCTCTAGGCCTCCTTCCAATCACAGATGCCAGCACACAGAGGAAGCCACCCTCCACAACTGAGAAGCcacacacagggaaggaagggaatgtCTTCCTAAGCTTTGATTGAGACCTTATTTACATGGGCTCCACTGATTGTCATTGCCTTTGAAGGACAAACaagctatatatatttatatatcataatGTACGTCTCAGGGTAAGGCAATTGGCTGTGGTgtactttaacacacacacacacacacacacacacacacacacacacacacacacacacgcacacgctcaggcatacacacactctcacaggaACCCGCAGTAAGAAAAAGCCAGGtggcagaattttttttctgagtttaccAGAGAAGCCATCAAGACAGACATAGGTTTTACAGGGTCACAAGGCAGGTACCCTTTTCCAAAATAGTCAGGACCCTTTTCAGGGCAACAGCAACTTAGTAAAGGATCCTTGCACCAGGAAGGTCCTTCTGGCTAACAGCTGCTCTGTCCCTGAAGATCCACTTCCTTCCCAGAGGTGGGGGTGACAATCTTTCCAGAGTGCAGCATCAAATACCATAGCTAGGGGTGAGACGAGGTACTTAGCACCTGAGTCAAATTCCCAAAGTCTGTGTATGTGGGAGGCACACAGAAGTGCTTGGGAAGATGGTgctatgtgtgtgggtacatgtctgtgtgtggatgcatgtgtaaAGTCCAATTTGAAGAAGTGGGGATCAAAAACCTCCCTCTGTGGGAAATGAAGAGTTGGAAGCACATTCACTCCACATCATCTGCCTTGTAATACAATCTACATATGACAGGAATCAGAGAGTTTGAACTTCTTTGTTGCTCTTTAGTGGATGTCAGTATGCACATTTCTGCATTCAGAAAAATCACACTCTAACCCTAAGTCCACACCCATGAATATTATACATACCCACATACGTGCCTGTGAAGAATGAAAGCAACACGCACCCCCTTTTAAACCTTGAACATATGTTATAAGTGGCCAAGACGACCCCAGAAGTGTTGGTTGTGTGTGAGAGTTTTCCCCTTTACGTTCCTCAGCTGTAAAAGCAGGCATAGGAGTGAATCCCACCCAGCTtcagaaacactgaaaacagcccaGCTTGCTtaagcacacatgcacaagtaTTTGCAACAGGCCCCTGAACTCCACAGCATCCTGCCTACACAGGCCGCATGGATTCTAACAGCAGAGGAGAAGGCCTCAAGTCTCCAGTCACTAGAACCCTGTGAGGTGGGTGGTGGACACAGCAGGTCAGGAGCATGTGGTACAGGGTTGAGACCTGACACACAGGACACTTGCTCCTTCTACCATCCAGCTCATGCACAGTGCCTCAGTCCATAATTCGtgcacacaccaaaaaaagaggGGGTGGCAGAAACGTACATGGCAATACAATCAATTCTAATTGAAGAAGCCTGAGAGGTAGAGAGgacccacactgatttccatgacCACTTCCTCCTACTCCAATGGACCACGTCACAGATGAAAATGGCAAAACCTTTGTGTCAGGTGTGGTACGGAGGGCATGAGGGTCAATAACCACCATGAGACACCATAGTCCCGCTGAAAACAGAGGCCTCTGGGCTATCATAGACTAGTCACACTGAACCAAAACACCACGTTGTTCCTTTCCTACAACTGCTCTGTGGAAACAAGCAAAGTTTGCCTTCCTGAATCAGAAGATCAAAGAGAGAAAATGCGGTCCCAGGCCATGATTGGAATCTTTAAGGTACAGGGTCGCCCGGCAGCTCTAGTGGTGTTCCCCAGAACACACTGTACCTGCACTACACAGCAAGTCAACTGACTCACACCAATGCTGTTCCCCCAGCTTAGGACATTCATCTTGGAAGGCAACAGTCTCCATTCCTCTGAAGACTTTCATGAACCCAGAAACACAGGAAGCAAAGGAATGCTGGGCATGAGCCTGTACCCTCTGCCCAGCCCAAcacttggagagaaagagagaggcaggaggactgtgagttcaatACAACTTAGGACACACAGAATGCCATCTGCCTCAAAGAAAGAACTGAGAGAAAGGATCCTCGATTCTTTGTCTCTAAGCAAGTGTGACTTTTCTCCTCCATATGCACACTGAAAAGACAGGGCCAATGTAAACGTGCCTGTTTCCATTCATTCTGCAACTCCCCATTACAGAGCATTGAAAGATCTGATCCAGTAAACAGGATGCCCACCTTGTGCTCTCTGCACTGGTGGAAAGGGGTGTTAGGCACTTCCCTGTCTTTCCTTGGGCTCCCTCTCCATCCTACTGAATCATGTTTTGTTAACTCCGGATTTTGAGACTGACTTGTGATTTTGCCTCTTCTTGGACCTATTCTGGGATCTACCCCTCAGGCCTTAGGTAACTCCCACATCAATGAGGAGGAATTAATGGCCAGGAAGGGACATGGCTGGTGTTCCATCCCTCCCAACCTAGCAAGCCACAGACTTTCAGCGGAAAGTCTTTCTTTGAGTAGACGTCTGGGGATGTTTGGTTGGCACAGACACGTAATCTTGGGAAGAGGTTGTGTAAATATTTCCCCCGCAGCCCTGGTTGCAATGTCCAAAGTGGTTTGATATGTTgtcccctccccccgccccgtcTTCTGAGAGAGCCCCTCTCCTGACTTACGTGTTATGAGAAGGTTCACTAGAGGATAAATCATTGCACCTAGgtagaaagaagaggaaatcaTAGAGGGATGTCAGAATCTTGGAAAAGCCTGAGTCTGTGCTATGGGTCCCCAAAGGTGTGGACTCAGTTGATGGTGCTGTTCCCATAGACCTAGTTAGGGCAGGCAGAGGCTACAATCCCCACTCTGGGATGCTGGCCTGAGGGCATTGAGATCACTGTAGGAGAACAGACCCAGGTTGGCAGACTGAACAGCGTTAGGTTTCAGTAAGGAAGGTCTTTTTCTGATGAAATTGTTAGATAAAGACTCTGCTCTGGAAGGACTCATTTCTCCTGCAAGAGGCCATTCATATGCAGGTGTTTCGTGCTATCAGTGGAATCAGAGATCGCCCCAAGTCCTAAACCATCCAGTCCCCCAGACCCGTTTGTGTAATTTTGGAAATCTTGTGCAATGTGCCTGCCTGTGGTTTTCCTACATGGATCCATGAAAATGCCTTTTTTCTTCTGATGATATATTTCAGACCTAGTTAAGGATTGTTTTTTTCCCATCCATTTGCTTCCCAAGATTTTTAAAGCAATGTAGCAATCACATCTTCTACATGTTGAGTCACGGCTTACAATTGGTCTTTCTCCACTTGTTACCCGACATTAATCTTAACGTTATTTTCCTGTGGGTTTCTTGATGCCCTCTCATCAAGTCCATGACCAGTCTGCTTCGTGAATAGGTAATCGTGTGTATTTCCAGTTCCTGGCATAGTAAAGTGTGTTTTTCCTGTGTGGAGGACAAATGTCGCTGAGGGCctagtatcttagttagggtttctgctgctgtgataaaataccatactACAAACTCCTTCGGAAGGGGGAGTTTATGTCTGCTGACAACTCAAGGCTCACTCTCTTTCCACGAGTGACGTCAGGGCCGGAGTTCAAGTCATAGACTAGAAACAGGCagtgaagcagagaccatagggAAATGATGTTTACCCTCTTGTACCCCGTGACTTGCTCcgtttgttttcttatataccccaggaccatctgcccaggaatggcactgtccacagtgaaATTATGAATTTCAATTATGAATCGTGAAAACGCTCCTACTGGCTTAGcattttttcaactgaggttctTTCCTCCTAGAAAACTGTAATTGACAAACACCTAGCATTCCTATTATTCTGACGATATTTATAAACCATGTAATGCCTGCTTTAGTTTACATGGAAGATGTAAAGCAgtggctggagagttggctcagtctAGACATACTGTTTTTCTACAGGACCCATGCCAGGCAGCTCactaccacctgtaactccagctccggggggaTCTGATATTTCTGGCCTGTGCAGCACCTGTACTCAAATgcatgcgcgcgcgtgcgcgcgcgcgcgcgcgcgcacacacacacacacacacacacacacacacacacacacttaaaataataaaaagtaaatctctTTACAGAAGAATGTAAATTAGTCCCTGAAGGATGAGGATCCAAGCTACAGGTTGCACAACTAGCCAATAGTTGAATCATAATTTCCTTCTACATTTGCTAACTCAGAAAGACGCTTTATTAGCTGTGGTTAAGGAAATAAACATTCTTCCactgaacaggaaaaaaaaaagcacattttcCTTCACAATTTATTGGGTAATTTGAATCGCTCTCCCTTCAGGAACTCCTGTGTGACTGGGATTTTGAGATCTCTTGTGACCTCCCTCCTTTGTGGGTGGCTCTGTGCCAACTTCCCTCTGCTGTCAAAGGCTGCTCCGAGTATTTAACGAGGAGAGAGTACTGGGGTCCAATCTCAGGCAGGTAGGATCCATGGAGGTTGTCTAGACCAGGCTATTACGAATGGCTTCCAGAGGACACCgaatctgtttcctctctgtattGCAATGTTTCTGGGCTCTACTGTTAGGTGAACACGAGACTCATCAATGACTGAGTGACTCACACTAGTACATATGGATAGTAACTGGGTGATTTTCAATTGAGATGACCCCACTGCGACTTGCAGGCCCGTGGGGGATGTCCTGATAGCTCTCAGATTTTCTGCTGACGAAGTAAAACCCGATACAGAGAGTAGTTTCAAGGGCAGACAGGAGGAACTGCCTCCCCGGCCACCAACACAAAATCCTTTGCCACCCACCTACACACTCAACAACCAATTGCAaggcatttccttcctttttttcccttctctctcccttcccctctccctgtgCCTCTTCTCCAGAATCCTCTTGGGCACTGAGCAGTGACTTTACTCCTCCCTCTACTTGTCTTTCTGCAGCTTTGGATGTGTGCTCTTCCACTTTCTGATGCAAGTTCCAGACCTAAGGTCTAAATCCCTCACAGGTTCAAAGGTCCAAGTCCCAAAGTATGGGGCTTCTGTCCTTTCATtcgttcttaaaaacaaaacaaaacaaaaacccaaaaaacctaaACCGTGGTGAAgactagggcagtggttctcacccttcctaatgctgtgaccctttaatacagttcttcatgttgtggtgaccccaaccataaagttattttcattgctacttcataactgaagtTTTGCTACTactgtgaattgtaatgtaaatatctgatatacaggatatctgatatgggacccctatgaaagggtcgttcaacctCCAAAGAGGTCACGACCcgtaggttgagaactgctgcctagGAGAAAACAAACTAATATGAACACATGACTACAATTCACGAGATCATGGCAGCCGGGGGGTGGTgccgcatgcctttgatcccagtactcgggaggcagaggcaggaggatatctgtgagtttgaggccagcctgggctacagagtgagatccaggacaggcaccaaagctacacagagaaaccctgtcttgaaaaaatagaaaaacacaacaacaaaaaaaagatcaTGGCATGGCTTAGGGCTCCTTCCCAATGCCTCTGTAACTAGAGCTTTGTCTGTGTTCACAGACATTAAGAATTCTCATTTGAAACCAGTCAGCCTTCTACTTCTGCTGTTGGCTGTGGCAGTTAGAACCATGTGATCGGCAATGGCCTTTCTAGACACTAAGATGGACACTACACAGCTTGAGGACTGCTATAGTCTGAATCTCAAACATTCATACATTGAAAATTAATCATCAATTCAACAGTATTAAGGAGCATGGCCCTTTGGAGAAGAAGTCAAAATGCTCAGCCATCATGGGTGAATTAGTACTCTTACAAAAAGGCTGAATGGGGCCCTACTAGGTCCTCATTGGCTTCCTTGCTCTGTCCACCAATTGAGAACAGGATGTTCTCGTCTTGGGAAAAAGTTACCAAGGTGCCATCATAATAAAAAGCATAGTGCTCACCCAGACACCAACCCTAATGACACCTTGTTCTTGGGTTTTCcaacctctagaactgtgagagcAAAGTTCTTAAACTTGCTCAGGTTTAGGGATTTTATTTCAACAGCACAAGCAGCTAAGATACAGGCCAAGTATCAGCAAGCTGGCAACCACATTAGGATTCTTGCTAGTTGCCATATTACCTTAAGGTAATAACTGCTAACAGATTGCTATGGTTTGGAGGTTAAATGTCCCCCCTCCCCAAAGTACAGGCCATTAGTCTGTAGTCATTGGGAGGTTgtgaaacctttaggaggtggggtgtAGGAGGATGTCATACCACTGGGATACCCTTAAAGGAGATACTGGGCTCCTGGCCCCTGCTGATTTCTACTTTGCTTCCTAACTACTAGGAACCAAACAACTTTGCTCCTGTATGAGGGGTATGGGAAAACTGAAAACTAACACAGCCTATGTTGCATGATGGGCACAGGGAGAGACTGGGCAAAGTGATTCATACCCTCACCTGGACCACAAAGAATAGCTGGAGAAAAGTGCTAAACAGACGAACCTCAGCCAGCAGACATCACTTTTCTGCTGCCCAGTGTGATATACAACACTGCGGTGGAGTGGTGAGGTACACTGCCTCATTGGGGCCTTAAGTATAGAGGAATTACAGACACTCTGGGAAGCTGAGGGAAACTGTGAGGGGGTGGTTGTCATATACATACCAGAGAGCTCAGCTTCTCCTGCAGCTGCGGGTCCCCAGTGTCCATGCAGTCCTTCCACGGCTGTGCGCTTTCCCTCTAATAGTCCTGGTTCTCCTGACTATTCCCCTAGTGAGTATAACCTTAGTTAAGCTATTCCCCAAAAGCTAAGGAGCATTTCACATACCGTCTCTGGGGCAAGATACAACCTTCACCATATTGTATTACAGCACTGGGCATTTAATGAGAGCTTGGTGAATGAGTCAATGTGTGAAAATATATTCCTAGCAGGGTGaacagagaaaataatgaaaCTTACTTTtgcattcaacaaatatttattaaaacaaaagtgAATAAGGCTTGTCCCTCTGCTCTCAGGACCTGGTGCAGAGAGGCAGACAATCACAATGCTACAGTAGAATCACAGTTGAATAAGTACTATCCATCGAGGTATAGACAAAGTACTTTGGAGGCACAATAGGAGAGATGGGGGGCAATTATCTAATATATGCCTGCAAGGGGATCCAGGGAAGGCTCCAGAGAAGTCATCAGTGAATGATCTTGAAGGAATGAAGTCACCAGGTGTATAAGAAAGGAACCTTGCAGGCTGGGGTTATATTGATCTAGGTAAGGCTAGGTAAGTGAGGGACACAGGAATCAGgaatggggatggggtgggcatGAAGAGGGATAAGGAGTTAGCAGGACTGTTAAAACACAAAGCCATAGTTCTACTGTAGAAATTAAAGAGCTTGCTTCCCCATGAGGCAAAAGACTGAAAGCAGGGAGGTCCCTGCTACTTTCTCAGTCAGACCATGGGGCTGAAACACCAAAAGCCAGAACTTCACAGTTAGGATCTAATTTCTCTAAGCCACAAAATTATGAAAAGCCCCCTTTCAGAAGCTAAGGATGTATATGAGTTCTAAATGGGAAAAATCTTAATGTCACCACTTTTTCCAATATAGTTAATTCTGCATTGACATTAaactaaaaaaatacatatgttcACAAAccatttttatcttatcattacTCTCTCTTTCATTATATCTTTTATATCCATCTATATTCCAATATActtaagtacaaaataaaatttcaacttTCAAGTACATTCTTATTTACATGTTCTTTCAGTTGTCAATTTGTGAATATTCTTTTTAAACTTAAACTTTGTTTGAATTTACATAAGATtctcaacatttttaaatttcGCTTTTCTTTTTGGAATCTTTAAAGCCAATTTTCTGTTTCCTTGAATTGTTCTAAACTTTCTTCCTTTAAACTATTTCATCtgattttaacttaaaatttcatttcattctatattttgacttttttttttactattacagGCATACTTTTGTAAATTTTGGTTTTCCAATGCACATATTTTATGCTTTAAATTTTTAGAATCTATGCATTTTCACTTTAAACATTGGGtctttaaaagattttcttttactatttttaaattaaactgtTTCAATAACTATCttataaattttcatattttgtcTTAAATTGTAAGAATTTCTAAATACTCTATTTTCACATACTAACAATTTCgaatcattttaaattaaaaaacatttaaaaaatatttcttctaaaaTACTTAACTTAAAATTTTGACATTTAAAACGTTCTCTTAAAActttcaaaagtatttttaacgtttttcttttaaagctttaaagtttttctcttaaaatatttggttttttttttcagactattTGTGCACTCATAACTGGAACTACAATCAATTAAAACCCCTTTCCTAAAAGATATCCCCCACACTTAACACAAtatctttgaagaaataaagagcaCATAGGAATTTGATTTTATTCACACCTCCCTCCACCTTGAGACTTCACTTAATTTGCTTTATGTGACCCTTTTcaacctctcctcccttccccccaatTCTTAAGGCTAAATGGTCACTGGTAATTCAATGTCTTCTTCCCATAGACCCACGGAACAGGGTAAAACAGTTCCTTTTTGCCAAAGTGTCACTTATATAGGTGTTACGGTTACTGTCCACTCCAGGtagatttttgtgtttctttaagaGGTGCTGGTTGTTGTCCTTCCAGGTAGGTGTGTGTATCATTGCAGGATCCTTACTCTGTTTTTCTTGAAAGCGTCTGGGTAAGATTATTCTCAATATCCTGCCTGTGATAGAACAGTAAATACCCTTCACTACGGAGTAACTCTTCCATTGTAGCCTTGGTCACGACAGCGTCATCACAGCTGAACCACTGGTCCTTTCCTTGACGTATAAAGCTGGTGTAGTGACCACTTTCCAAAGTTCCGTGGTGGTTAATCACCGCAAACAGAGAATACTTGTTCTCACTGGGCACACAGTCTGTTAAGGGCTGGCCTTTCATTATGCTTTCCTTAGTAGAAGCCAGAAAGGGTGTCATATCCAGCTCCAAAGGAAACGAGATAAAAGTATTAATCTTGCGCCTCTGTTTGCCTAAATGTTCAAACCTTTTGAGATGAAAGCAGGCCACGATTGGTAACTTCTTCATTGTGAGCTGTTTGGTAGATTCCTGGTAGCTTTGGCATTGACTGCATTTGATTTTGGCACTGCTTCCCAGGTCCTCTGGCCTTGTAAACCACTGTAGGCAATCTGTAAGCGAGGGGACTCTTGGTTTGTGGCCAGCCCTACGCACTGCGCTACTAGCTCTCTCTGAGGTATAATAAGAGCCAGGCAAGTCCAGACTGATGTCCCAGCATGGGTCTATAGTGGTGGAGACACCATGACAGACTTTACATGTCAAATCTGACTGCAGGCCCCCTGTAAAGATTTGGTCTATGATGCAGTTACAGCAGTTGGGGTTACTTTCCTGCTCTGTGCTGTCACCTCTGCTGTGTCGATGCAGCATATCTAATATTGCAATAAGAAACTCATGAGCGTCTTGCTGTCTGTACCCAGCTAGATGTTCCGCATGAATCCAGATCAGGTGCAGTAATTTATAGGGAACATGAGGACTTTGGTTCCCAGAGTACATCGCTTGAAAAAGTGAGCACATTTCACAGACCAAACACAAGCTGGGACTTGTCATAGTACATTTGTGTTTGTCGGAAAGGAAAAAATCTTTCAGTAGCGGAATGTAGGTAAGTGCCTGGACAATACAATTCATAAAGCAAGTGTTTCCAAGATTGATTAACCCTCTGGGGCCTACAGTATAATAcactgtcttcttcctcctctttttcttgggTTTTACCAGTGTGGTCTCCTGTTCTTTTGCCTCATAGGTTGATTGATTTTCTTCAACCTCCAATGTCATACACTGCTGATAAGAACCATCTATTGCAGTGGAAGGCAATAGTCCcagaattttctcttttgtttctttggcaATCTGTTCTATATCTTTGTCATATACATAATCCTTACACATAAAGCAATATATAACCCCATGATAGAGGTCAACCGCTAAATTGTGTTGTTTTGTCTCTGCATGTCTATGAATATGTTTCTCAGTAAAGCATCCGAAATATACACAGGACAGACACAAGTGAAGTCTGTTCTTATGGGTATTACACACATAACAGATGCATGTTTTGGCCTTACGTTTCCTAGTTTCCGGTGTCCCACTCCAAATGAAACGCTGATAGATCATCCGCAGGTTCTTCCGCCAGTTTTTGGCTACTTTAAAGCTTTCTACATGGGAACAGCCCGTGGGCCCCTTATCAGACCCAACCTCCAGTAACCTGTTCTCTGCGACATCTGGATCCCCAGAGTAGCCTTGGTCACTAGAGCAGCTTTTTCGTATTTGGGGTCTGGGTGCAGGCCTGGATCTACGCCTGGGTTTGCGCCGGGCCACCG encodes:
- the Usp51 gene encoding ubiquitin carboxyl-terminal hydrolase 51 gives rise to the protein MAHVREASRSSRSFASWSSGGGRGACLEQAAEKGAEMEQTMRGTQGAREMKPEQWPEPKPTSENLTRRGSGSEEKVLPSSPAACHTSSSSVCPRRKPRPRPQPRSRSRGGRGLKAPPPPPAKPPPPPPAPPPSPPPLLRSVARRKPRRRSRPAPRPQIRKSCSSDQGYSGDPDVAENRLLEVGSDKGPTGCSHVESFKVAKNWRKNLRMIYQRFIWSGTPETRKRKAKTCICYVCNTHKNRLHLCLSCVYFGCFTEKHIHRHAETKQHNLAVDLYHGVIYCFMCKDYVYDKDIEQIAKETKEKILGLLPSTAIDGSYQQCMTLEVEENQSTYEAKEQETTLVKPKKKRRKKTVYYTVGPRGLINLGNTCFMNCIVQALTYIPLLKDFFLSDKHKCTMTSPSLCLVCEMCSLFQAMYSGNQSPHVPYKLLHLIWIHAEHLAGYRQQDAHEFLIAILDMLHRHSRGDSTEQESNPNCCNCIIDQIFTGGLQSDLTCKVCHGVSTTIDPCWDISLDLPGSYYTSERASSAVRRAGHKPRVPSLTDCLQWFTRPEDLGSSAKIKCSQCQSYQESTKQLTMKKLPIVACFHLKRFEHLGKQRRKINTFISFPLELDMTPFLASTKESIMKGQPLTDCVPSENKYSLFAVINHHGTLESGHYTSFIRQGKDQWFSCDDAVVTKATMEELLRSEGYLLFYHRQDIENNLTQTLSRKTE